A single genomic interval of Helianthus annuus cultivar XRQ/B chromosome 13, HanXRQr2.0-SUNRISE, whole genome shotgun sequence harbors:
- the LOC110900502 gene encoding RNA-binding protein 33-like — MKEAAYADELKALEEFKPHAMTGLSKNREREVVNVEEDPYADIDQVMLNVDDLVSEQAANVEAEKEKEDEVDETERLRRIQEATEKEKQLKKRKRQEKDDAAYVPSPEHVSESQSPLSGKKKAGARKRIVSPKIKKVTKKITKPKIVLKNKSAKQPSKPPTPPPPDPTPHQSPIQSPPHQTLPRQPSPPKQQTPPRQPSPLHLSPLHISPPHQQTLFTSQEIFQAPPLTQFN; from the exons atgaaggaaGCAGCTTATGCTGATGAGCTAAAGGCTCTTGAAGAGTTTAAACCACACGCAATGACTGGTTTGTCAAAGAACCGAGAAAGAGAG GTTGTAAATGTGGAAGAAGATCCATATGCAGATATTGATCAAGTGATGTTGAATGTTGATGATTTAGTGTCTGAGCAAGCAGCTAATGTagaagctgaaaaagagaaa GAAGATGAAGTAGATGAAACTGAACGTTTAAGAAGAATTCAGGAAGCGACAGAGAAAGAGAAACagttgaagaagaggaagagacaGGAGAAAGATGATGCTGCTTATGTCCCATCACCTGAACACGTTTCTGAATCTCAATCACCTTTGAGTGGTAAAAAGAAAGCAGGAGCAAGAAAAAGAATTGTATCTCCAAAGATAAAGAAAGTTACTAAAAAGATTACAAAACCGAAGATTGTTCTGAAGAATAAATCGGCCAAACAACCAAGtaaaccaccaacaccaccaccacctgatCCTACACCACATCAATCACCAATACAATCACCACCCCATCAAACACTTCCACGACAACCTTCACCTCCAAAACAACAAACTCCACCCAGACAACCTTCACCATTACATCTTTCACCACTACATATCTCACCACCACACCAACAAACTTTATTCACATCCCAAGAAATATTTCAAGCACCACCACTCACTCAATTCAACTAA